In Brachyspira pilosicoli, the genomic window TTGGAATTTACCGGGTGCGGTATGCTCTAAGTTTCTTACATGAGCAAAGAAAATTTTTCCTTTTAAACTTTTTATTATATCAGGTATATCATTTTTAGGGTTAGAACCCAAAGAACCCGCACATAATGTTACACCATTACAAGAGCTATTAACACTATTAACCATCCTTAAAATATTTTCTTTATTGACTATTATTCTCGGAAGTCCAAATACAGGCCATGCAGGGTCATCAGGGTGTATAGCCATTTTTATATTATATTTCTCACATGTAGGCATTATAGCACTTAAGAAATATTTTAAATTTTCAAATAACTTTTCATCATCAATATCTTTATACATTTCAAAAAGTTCTTTTAATCTGCTCAACCTTTCAGGCTCCCAACCAGGAAGTACAAAACCGTTGGAATTAGAATCAATTTTCTCAAACATTTTCTCTGGCTCTATTTTGTCTATTATATCCTGATCGTAAGATAAAACAGTAGCTCCATCTGGTCTTATCTTAGCTAAATCACTTCTAGTCCAATCAAATACAGGCATGAAATTGTAGCATACTAAATTAATTTTATTTTTTCCTAATACTTCTAATGTTTTTATATAATTTTCTATATATTTATCTCTACTAGGCAGACCTATTTTTA contains:
- the uxuA gene encoding mannonate dehydratase — encoded protein: MIMTLRWFGKNFDSVTLKQIRQIPGVKGVITTLYDSKAGEAWREEDIQSLKKEVENAGLKIYGIESVNIHDDIKIGLPSRDKYIENYIKTLEVLGKNKINLVCYNFMPVFDWTRSDLAKIRPDGATVLSYDQDIIDKIEPEKMFEKIDSNSNGFVLPGWEPERLSRLKELFEMYKDIDDEKLFENLKYFLSAIMPTCEKYNIKMAIHPDDPAWPVFGLPRIIVNKENILRMVNSVNSSCNGVTLCAGSLGSNPKNDIPDIIKSLKGKIFFAHVRNLEHTAPGKFQEAAHLSSDGSMDMFAIMKAFYDIGFEGPFRPDHGRAIWDEVSMPGYGLYDRALGAVYLQGLWEAIDKITKNN